In the genome of Bacillus thuringiensis, the window ATATCCCTCTACTGTACTTAGTTTCGTTAAATTCTCTTTAAACCAATCGTAAGTATTTACTTTATTGTAAGTAACACATGGGCTGAATACGTTAATTAATGAAAATCCTTTATGGTTAATACCAGCTTCAATAATTTGTGTTAATTCTTTTAAATCACTTGAAAAGCTTTGCGCCACAAATGTTGCACCAGCTGTTAAAGCCATTTCCATAACATTTAGTGACGGTTCAATTGAACCTTGTGGTGTACTTTTCGTTTTAAATCCAGCTTCACTACGTGGTGAAGTTTGCCCTTTTGTTAATCCGTAAATTTGGTTATCCATTACGATGTACGTAATGTCGATATTACGACGAATAGAATGGATTGTATGTCCCATACCGATTGCAAATCCATCACCGTCACCACCTGATGCGATAACTGTTAAATCACGATTTGCCATTTTCACACCTTGTGCAATTGGAAGGGCACGACCATGAATACTATGCAAACCATACGAATTAATATAACCTGAAATACGACCTGAACAGCCGATACCAGAAATAACAGCAAGTTCATCTGGGTTTAAGCCAACGTTAGCTGCCGCACGTTGAATTGCAGCTTGCACCGAGAAGTCTCCGCAACCTGGGCACCAGTTTGGTTTTACACTGTTACGAAAGTCCTTAAATGTTGCCATTTAGTACAACCCCTTTTTTGCATTCGTTGTAAATCTCTTTTGGCAAGAATGGGTTTCCATCATATTTTAAAAGACTAGAAATTTTCTCACCATTACCAAGATTCATTTTCATAATGTTAGCAAGCTGACCTGTTGCATTGTTTTCTACAACTACAACGCGCTTCGCATTTTTCACAAGTGGATCGATTTCAGCTGTAGGGAACGGGTGAATTAAGCGCACATGAGCATGGTTTACTTTCATACCCTCTTGTTCTAAACGCTCCATTGCCTCTTCGATCGCACCACGAGTTGAATTAAATCCAACAAGCAATACGTCTGCTTCGTCATGCTTAACATTTTTATAAACAGGGGTATTAAACTTCAAGTTATCCATTTTACGGAAACGTTTGTCCATTTGATCTTTACGGTTTATTGCTGATTCAGAAGGTTTACCCATTTCATCATGTTCTACACCTGTAACATGGTGAATACCATTTTTCATACCAGGTAAAACACGTGGTGAAACGCCATCTTCTGTTACTTCATAACGCTTGAAGTATGCTTTATTCTCACGTTCTGGTATTTCTATGTCTAAATCAAGCTTACCACGGCGAATTTCCACTTTATCTAACTTAAGTGGTTCTACAGTTTGTTTCCCTAAAGAAAGCTGTAAATCTGTTAAGAAGATAACAGGAACTTGATATTCTTCAGCTAAGTTAAACGCTTCTACAATATCATAGAAAGCTTCTTCAACTGTACTTGGTGCCATTACGATTTTTGGAATCTCACCATGCGTACCGTAAATCATCGCCATTAAATCAGACTGCTCTTGTTTCGTTGGTAATCCCGTACTTGGACCACCGCGTTGTGTATCAACAATTACTAATGGTGTTTCTGTAATACCCGCTAAACCAATCGCTTCCATCATTAAAGACAGACCAGGACCAGCAGACGCTGTTAATGTACGAACACCAGCATAGTTTGCACCGATTGCCATTGTACAAGCTGCGATTTCATCCTCAGTTTGGATTACTGTTCCGCCGACTTTCGGTAATTTTTTAATTAAGTATTCCATAATTTCTGATGCAGGTGTGATTGGGTATGCTGACATAAAACGAGCACCACCAGCTACCGCACCAAATGCGATTGCATCGTTTCCAATCATAAACATGCGTTTTTTACCATCAGCTTTTTCAAGCTGCATCATGTTTACTTTCTCACCTAGTAATTCTTTCATATATTGAGAGCCGCGTTTAATTGCGTCCATATTCTTTTGAACGACTTGCTCTCCTTTACGACC includes:
- a CDS encoding 2-oxoacid:ferredoxin oxidoreductase subunit beta, whose amino-acid sequence is MATFKDFRNSVKPNWCPGCGDFSVQAAIQRAAANVGLNPDELAVISGIGCSGRISGYINSYGLHSIHGRALPIAQGVKMANRDLTVIASGGDGDGFAIGMGHTIHSIRRNIDITYIVMDNQIYGLTKGQTSPRSEAGFKTKSTPQGSIEPSLNVMEMALTAGATFVAQSFSSDLKELTQIIEAGINHKGFSLINVFSPCVTYNKVNTYDWFKENLTKLSTVEGYDPSNRMMAMQTLMENNGLVTGLIYQNTKQPSYQELVKGYSEEPLVKSDLNMDQKMFDELVAEFM
- a CDS encoding 2-oxoacid:acceptor oxidoreductase subunit alpha, whose protein sequence is MISQLSWKVGGQQGEGIESTGEIFCIALNRLGYYLYGYRHFSSRIKGGHTNNKIRVSTTEVRAISDDLDILIAFDQETIDFNFHELRPGGIVVADAKFNPTIPDNTDVNLYVIPFTDIASELGTSLMKNMVAVGASSAVLGLDETAYLDVVEEIFGRKGEQVVQKNMDAIKRGSQYMKELLGEKVNMMQLEKADGKKRMFMIGNDAIAFGAVAGGARFMSAYPITPASEIMEYLIKKLPKVGGTVIQTEDEIAACTMAIGANYAGVRTLTASAGPGLSLMMEAIGLAGITETPLVIVDTQRGGPSTGLPTKQEQSDLMAMIYGTHGEIPKIVMAPSTVEEAFYDIVEAFNLAEEYQVPVIFLTDLQLSLGKQTVEPLKLDKVEIRRGKLDLDIEIPERENKAYFKRYEVTEDGVSPRVLPGMKNGIHHVTGVEHDEMGKPSESAINRKDQMDKRFRKMDNLKFNTPVYKNVKHDEADVLLVGFNSTRGAIEEAMERLEQEGMKVNHAHVRLIHPFPTAEIDPLVKNAKRVVVVENNATGQLANIMKMNLGNGEKISSLLKYDGNPFLPKEIYNECKKGVVLNGNI